A genomic region of Bactrocera dorsalis isolate Fly_Bdor chromosome 3, ASM2337382v1, whole genome shotgun sequence contains the following coding sequences:
- the LOC105222892 gene encoding G protein alpha q subunit isoform X2, with translation MECCLSEEAKEQKRINQEIERQLRRDKRDARRELKLLLLGTGESGKSTFIKQMRIIHGSGYSDEDKRGYIKLVYQNIFMAMQSMIKAMDMLKISYGKDEHGELGELVMSIDYETVTSFEDPYLSAIKTLWADTGIQECYDRRREYQLTDSAKYYLSDLDRIEKEDFLPTEQDILRARVPTTGILEYPFDLDGIVFRMVDVGGQRSERRKWIHCFENVTSIIFLVALSEYDQILFESDNENRMEESKALFRTIITYPWFQNSSVILFLNKKDLLEEKIMYSHLVDYFPEYDGPKCDHAAAKQFVLKKYLAANPDPERQCYSHFTTATDTENIKLVFCAVKDTIMQNALKEFNLG, from the exons ATGGAGTGCTGTTTATCGGAGGAGGCGAAGGAACAGAAGCGCATTAATCAGGAAATCGAACGGCAGTTGCGTCGAGACAAACGCGATGCGCGAAGGGAACTCAAACTATTGCTGCTCG GCACTGGTGAATCCGGCAAATCGACATTCATCAAACAGATGCGTATTATTCACGGCAGCGGTTACTCCGACGAAGACAAACGGGGTTACATTAAATTAGTCTATCAAAATATATTCATGGCCATGCAGTCGATGATCAAGGCCATGGATATGTTAAAAATTTCGTATGGCAAAGACGAGCACGGT GAACTTGGCGAACTGGTGATGAGTATCGATTACGAAACGGTCACATCATTCGAAGATCCATATTTGTCCGCCATTAAAACACTGTGGGCGGATACTGGCATACAAGAATGTTACGATAGACGAAGAGAATATCAACTCACAGATTCGGCAAAATA CTATCTCAGCGATCTTGATCGTATTGAAAAAGAAGATTTTCTACCCACCGAGCAGGATATTTTGCGTGCTCGTGTGCCCACCACAGGGATACTTGAATATCCATTCGATTTGGACGGTATCGTATTTAG AATGGTGGACGTGGGTGGTCAGCGTTCCGAGAGAAGAAAATGGATTCATTGCTTTGAGAATGTGACTTCAATCATATTTTTGGTTGCGCTATCGGAATACGATCAAATTTTATTCGAATCTGATAATGAG AATCGTATGGAAGAATCAAAAGCTTTATTTAGAACTATTATTACGTATCCGTGGTTCCAAAATTCATCAGTTATTCTCTTCTTAAATAAGAAAGACTTATTAGAGGAAAAAATCATGTATTCGCATTTGGTAGATTACTTTCCCGAATATGATG GACCCAAATGTGATCACGCTGCCGCTAAACAATTtgtcttgaaaaaatatctggCTGCGAATCCAGATCCCGAACGTCAGTGCTACTCCCATTTCACCACAGCTACAG ATACCGAAAACATTAAGCTCGTATTCTGCGCCGTCAAGGATACTATCATGCAGAATGCTCTCAAGGAATTCAATTTGGGTTAA
- the LOC105222892 gene encoding G protein alpha q subunit isoform X1: MECCLSEEAKEQKRINQEIERQLRRDKRDARRELKLLLLGTGESGKSTFIKQMRIIHGSGYSDEDKRGYIKLVYQNIFMAMQSMIKAMDMLKISYGKDEHGELGELVMSIDYETVTSFEDPYLSAIKTLWADTGIQECYDRRREYQLTDSAKYYLMDLDRVAQPDYLPTEQDILRVRVPTTGIIEYPFDLEEIRFRMVDVGGQRSERRKWIHCFENVTSIIFLVALSEYDQILFESDNENRMEESKALFRTIITYPWFQNSSVILFLNKKDLLEEKIMYSHLVDYFPEYDGPKCDHAAAKQFVLKKYLAANPDPERQCYSHFTTATDTENIKLVFCAVKDTIMQNALKEFNLG, encoded by the exons ATGGAGTGCTGTTTATCGGAGGAGGCGAAGGAACAGAAGCGCATTAATCAGGAAATCGAACGGCAGTTGCGTCGAGACAAACGCGATGCGCGAAGGGAACTCAAACTATTGCTGCTCG GCACTGGTGAATCCGGCAAATCGACATTCATCAAACAGATGCGTATTATTCACGGCAGCGGTTACTCCGACGAAGACAAACGGGGTTACATTAAATTAGTCTATCAAAATATATTCATGGCCATGCAGTCGATGATCAAGGCCATGGATATGTTAAAAATTTCGTATGGCAAAGACGAGCACGGT GAACTTGGCGAACTGGTGATGAGTATCGATTACGAAACGGTCACATCATTCGAAGATCCATATTTGTCCGCCATTAAAACACTGTGGGCGGATACTGGCATACAAGAATGTTACGATAGACGAAGAGAATATCAACTCACAGATTCGGCAAAATA ttatCTGATGGATCTCGATCGTGTGGCTCAACCAGATTATTTACCAACCGAACAAGATATTTTGAGAGTTCGTGTGCCGACAACGGGGATCATTGAGTATCCCTTTGATTTAGAAGAAATTCGATTTAG AATGGTGGACGTGGGTGGTCAGCGTTCCGAGAGAAGAAAATGGATTCATTGCTTTGAGAATGTGACTTCAATCATATTTTTGGTTGCGCTATCGGAATACGATCAAATTTTATTCGAATCTGATAATGAG AATCGTATGGAAGAATCAAAAGCTTTATTTAGAACTATTATTACGTATCCGTGGTTCCAAAATTCATCAGTTATTCTCTTCTTAAATAAGAAAGACTTATTAGAGGAAAAAATCATGTATTCGCATTTGGTAGATTACTTTCCCGAATATGATG GACCCAAATGTGATCACGCTGCCGCTAAACAATTtgtcttgaaaaaatatctggCTGCGAATCCAGATCCCGAACGTCAGTGCTACTCCCATTTCACCACAGCTACAG ATACCGAAAACATTAAGCTCGTATTCTGCGCCGTCAAGGATACTATCATGCAGAATGCTCTCAAGGAATTCAATTTGGGTTAA
- the LOC105222892 gene encoding G protein alpha q subunit isoform X7, producing MECCLSEEAKEQKRINQEIERQLRRDKRDARRELKLLLLGTGESGKSTFIKQMRIIHGSGYSDEDKRGYIKLVYQNIFMAMQSMIKAMDMLKISYGKDEHGELGELVMSIDYETVTSFEDPYLSAIKTLWADTGIQECYDRRREYQLTDSAKYYLMDLDRVAQPDYLPTEQDILRVRVPTTGIIEYPFDLEEIRFSYLSDLDRIEKEDFLPTEQDILRARVPTTGILEYPFDLDGIVFRMVDVGGQRSERRKWIHCFENVTSIIFLVALSEYDQILFESDNENRMEESKALFRTIITYPWFQNSSVILFLNKKDLLEEKIMYSHLVDYFPEYDGPQRDAIAAREFILRMFVDLNPDSEKIIYSHFTCATDTENIKLVFCAVKDTIMQNALKEFNLG from the exons ATGGAGTGCTGTTTATCGGAGGAGGCGAAGGAACAGAAGCGCATTAATCAGGAAATCGAACGGCAGTTGCGTCGAGACAAACGCGATGCGCGAAGGGAACTCAAACTATTGCTGCTCG GCACTGGTGAATCCGGCAAATCGACATTCATCAAACAGATGCGTATTATTCACGGCAGCGGTTACTCCGACGAAGACAAACGGGGTTACATTAAATTAGTCTATCAAAATATATTCATGGCCATGCAGTCGATGATCAAGGCCATGGATATGTTAAAAATTTCGTATGGCAAAGACGAGCACGGT GAACTTGGCGAACTGGTGATGAGTATCGATTACGAAACGGTCACATCATTCGAAGATCCATATTTGTCCGCCATTAAAACACTGTGGGCGGATACTGGCATACAAGAATGTTACGATAGACGAAGAGAATATCAACTCACAGATTCGGCAAAATA ttatCTGATGGATCTCGATCGTGTGGCTCAACCAGATTATTTACCAACCGAACAAGATATTTTGAGAGTTCGTGTGCCGACAACGGGGATCATTGAGTATCCCTTTGATTTAGAAGAAATTCGATTTAG CTATCTCAGCGATCTTGATCGTATTGAAAAAGAAGATTTTCTACCCACCGAGCAGGATATTTTGCGTGCTCGTGTGCCCACCACAGGGATACTTGAATATCCATTCGATTTGGACGGTATCGTATTTAG AATGGTGGACGTGGGTGGTCAGCGTTCCGAGAGAAGAAAATGGATTCATTGCTTTGAGAATGTGACTTCAATCATATTTTTGGTTGCGCTATCGGAATACGATCAAATTTTATTCGAATCTGATAATGAG AATCGTATGGAAGAATCAAAAGCTTTATTTAGAACTATTATTACGTATCCGTGGTTCCAAAATTCATCAGTTATTCTCTTCTTAAATAAGAAAGACTTATTAGAGGAAAAAATCATGTATTCGCATTTGGTAGATTACTTTCCCGAATATGATG GTCCACAAAGGGATGCGATTGCCGCCCGAGAATTCATACTTCGTATGTTTGTAGACCTTAATCCAGATTCCGAAAAAATCATCTATTCTCATTTCACCTGTGCTACGG ATACCGAAAACATTAAGCTCGTATTCTGCGCCGTCAAGGATACTATCATGCAGAATGCTCTCAAGGAATTCAATTTGGGTTAA
- the LOC105222892 gene encoding G protein alpha q subunit isoform X4: MECCLSEEAKEQKRINQEIERQLRRDKRDARRELKLLLLGTGESGKSTFIKQMRIIHGSGYSDEDKRGYIKLVYQNIFMAMQSMIKAMDMLKISYGKDEHGELGELVMSIDYETVTSFEDPYLSAIKTLWADTGIQECYDRRREYQLTDSAKYYLSDLDRIEKEDFLPTEQDILRARVPTTGILEYPFDLDGIVFRMVDVGGQRSERRKWIHCFENVTSIIFLVALSEYDQILFESDNENRMEESKALFRTIITYPWFQNSSVILFLNKKDLLEEKIMYSHLVDYFPEYDGPQRDAIAAREFILRMFVDLNPDSEKIIYSHFTCATDTENIRFVFAAVKDTILQSNLKEYNLV, from the exons ATGGAGTGCTGTTTATCGGAGGAGGCGAAGGAACAGAAGCGCATTAATCAGGAAATCGAACGGCAGTTGCGTCGAGACAAACGCGATGCGCGAAGGGAACTCAAACTATTGCTGCTCG GCACTGGTGAATCCGGCAAATCGACATTCATCAAACAGATGCGTATTATTCACGGCAGCGGTTACTCCGACGAAGACAAACGGGGTTACATTAAATTAGTCTATCAAAATATATTCATGGCCATGCAGTCGATGATCAAGGCCATGGATATGTTAAAAATTTCGTATGGCAAAGACGAGCACGGT GAACTTGGCGAACTGGTGATGAGTATCGATTACGAAACGGTCACATCATTCGAAGATCCATATTTGTCCGCCATTAAAACACTGTGGGCGGATACTGGCATACAAGAATGTTACGATAGACGAAGAGAATATCAACTCACAGATTCGGCAAAATA CTATCTCAGCGATCTTGATCGTATTGAAAAAGAAGATTTTCTACCCACCGAGCAGGATATTTTGCGTGCTCGTGTGCCCACCACAGGGATACTTGAATATCCATTCGATTTGGACGGTATCGTATTTAG AATGGTGGACGTGGGTGGTCAGCGTTCCGAGAGAAGAAAATGGATTCATTGCTTTGAGAATGTGACTTCAATCATATTTTTGGTTGCGCTATCGGAATACGATCAAATTTTATTCGAATCTGATAATGAG AATCGTATGGAAGAATCAAAAGCTTTATTTAGAACTATTATTACGTATCCGTGGTTCCAAAATTCATCAGTTATTCTCTTCTTAAATAAGAAAGACTTATTAGAGGAAAAAATCATGTATTCGCATTTGGTAGATTACTTTCCCGAATATGATG GTCCACAAAGGGATGCGATTGCCGCCCGAGAATTCATACTTCGTATGTTTGTAGACCTTAATCCAGATTCCGAAAAAATCATCTATTCTCATTTCACCTGTGCTACGG
- the LOC105222892 gene encoding guanine nucleotide-binding protein G(q) subunit alpha isoform X3 codes for MECCLSEEAKEQKRINQEIERQLRRDKRDARRELKLLLLGTGESGKSTFIKQMRIIHGSGYSDEDKRGYIKLVYQNIFMAMQSMIKAMDMLKISYGKDEHGELGELVMSIDYETVTSFEDPYLSAIKTLWADTGIQECYDRRREYQLTDSAKYYLMDLDRVAQPDYLPTEQDILRVRVPTTGIIEYPFDLEEIRFRMVDVGGQRSERRKWIHCFENVTSIIFLVALSEYDQILFESDNENRMEESKALFRTIITYPWFQNSSVILFLNKKDLLEEKIMYSHLVDYFPEYDGPQRDAIAAREFILRMFVDLNPDSEKIIYSHFTCATDTENIRFVFAAVKDTILQSNLKEYNLV; via the exons ATGGAGTGCTGTTTATCGGAGGAGGCGAAGGAACAGAAGCGCATTAATCAGGAAATCGAACGGCAGTTGCGTCGAGACAAACGCGATGCGCGAAGGGAACTCAAACTATTGCTGCTCG GCACTGGTGAATCCGGCAAATCGACATTCATCAAACAGATGCGTATTATTCACGGCAGCGGTTACTCCGACGAAGACAAACGGGGTTACATTAAATTAGTCTATCAAAATATATTCATGGCCATGCAGTCGATGATCAAGGCCATGGATATGTTAAAAATTTCGTATGGCAAAGACGAGCACGGT GAACTTGGCGAACTGGTGATGAGTATCGATTACGAAACGGTCACATCATTCGAAGATCCATATTTGTCCGCCATTAAAACACTGTGGGCGGATACTGGCATACAAGAATGTTACGATAGACGAAGAGAATATCAACTCACAGATTCGGCAAAATA ttatCTGATGGATCTCGATCGTGTGGCTCAACCAGATTATTTACCAACCGAACAAGATATTTTGAGAGTTCGTGTGCCGACAACGGGGATCATTGAGTATCCCTTTGATTTAGAAGAAATTCGATTTAG AATGGTGGACGTGGGTGGTCAGCGTTCCGAGAGAAGAAAATGGATTCATTGCTTTGAGAATGTGACTTCAATCATATTTTTGGTTGCGCTATCGGAATACGATCAAATTTTATTCGAATCTGATAATGAG AATCGTATGGAAGAATCAAAAGCTTTATTTAGAACTATTATTACGTATCCGTGGTTCCAAAATTCATCAGTTATTCTCTTCTTAAATAAGAAAGACTTATTAGAGGAAAAAATCATGTATTCGCATTTGGTAGATTACTTTCCCGAATATGATG GTCCACAAAGGGATGCGATTGCCGCCCGAGAATTCATACTTCGTATGTTTGTAGACCTTAATCCAGATTCCGAAAAAATCATCTATTCTCATTTCACCTGTGCTACGG
- the LOC105222892 gene encoding guanine nucleotide-binding protein G(q) subunit alpha isoform X6, which yields MECCLSEEAKEQKRINQEIERQLRRDKRDARRELKLLLLGTGESGKSTFIKQMRIIHGSGYSDEDKRGYIKLVYQNIFMAMQSMIKAMDMLKISYGKDEHGELGELVMSIDYETVTSFEDPYLSAIKTLWADTGIQECYDRRREYQLTDSAKYYLMDLDRVAQPDYLPTEQDILRVRVPTTGIIEYPFDLEEIRFRMVDVGGQRSERRKWIHCFENVTSIIFLVALSEYDQILFESDNENRMEESKALFRTIITYPWFQNSSVILFLNKKDLLEEKIMYSHLVDYFPEYDGPQRDAIAAREFILRMFVDLNPDSEKIIYSHFTCATDTENIRIVFTAVKDTIFHSNLEKYNLI from the exons ATGGAGTGCTGTTTATCGGAGGAGGCGAAGGAACAGAAGCGCATTAATCAGGAAATCGAACGGCAGTTGCGTCGAGACAAACGCGATGCGCGAAGGGAACTCAAACTATTGCTGCTCG GCACTGGTGAATCCGGCAAATCGACATTCATCAAACAGATGCGTATTATTCACGGCAGCGGTTACTCCGACGAAGACAAACGGGGTTACATTAAATTAGTCTATCAAAATATATTCATGGCCATGCAGTCGATGATCAAGGCCATGGATATGTTAAAAATTTCGTATGGCAAAGACGAGCACGGT GAACTTGGCGAACTGGTGATGAGTATCGATTACGAAACGGTCACATCATTCGAAGATCCATATTTGTCCGCCATTAAAACACTGTGGGCGGATACTGGCATACAAGAATGTTACGATAGACGAAGAGAATATCAACTCACAGATTCGGCAAAATA ttatCTGATGGATCTCGATCGTGTGGCTCAACCAGATTATTTACCAACCGAACAAGATATTTTGAGAGTTCGTGTGCCGACAACGGGGATCATTGAGTATCCCTTTGATTTAGAAGAAATTCGATTTAG AATGGTGGACGTGGGTGGTCAGCGTTCCGAGAGAAGAAAATGGATTCATTGCTTTGAGAATGTGACTTCAATCATATTTTTGGTTGCGCTATCGGAATACGATCAAATTTTATTCGAATCTGATAATGAG AATCGTATGGAAGAATCAAAAGCTTTATTTAGAACTATTATTACGTATCCGTGGTTCCAAAATTCATCAGTTATTCTCTTCTTAAATAAGAAAGACTTATTAGAGGAAAAAATCATGTATTCGCATTTGGTAGATTACTTTCCCGAATATGATG GTCCACAAAGGGATGCGATTGCCGCCCGAGAATTCATACTTCGTATGTTTGTAGACCTTAATCCAGATTCCGAAAAAATCATCTATTCTCATTTCACCTGTGCTACGG
- the LOC105222892 gene encoding G protein alpha q subunit isoform X5 gives MECCLSEEAKEQKRINQEIERQLRRDKRDARRELKLLLLGTGESGKSTFIKQMRIIHGSGYSDEDKRGYIKLVYQNIFMAMQSMIKAMDMLKISYGKDEHGELGELVMSIDYETVTSFEDPYLSAIKTLWADTGIQECYDRRREYQLTDSAKYYLMDLDRVAQPDYLPTEQDILRVRVPTTGIIEYPFDLEEIRFRMVDVGGQRSERRKWIHCFENVTSIIFLVALSEYDQILFESDNENRMEESKALFRTIITYPWFQNSSVILFLNKKDLLEEKIMYSHLVDYFPEYDGPKCDHAAAKQFVLKKYLAANPDPERQCYSHFTTATDTENIRIVFTAVKDTIFQSNLNKYNLI, from the exons ATGGAGTGCTGTTTATCGGAGGAGGCGAAGGAACAGAAGCGCATTAATCAGGAAATCGAACGGCAGTTGCGTCGAGACAAACGCGATGCGCGAAGGGAACTCAAACTATTGCTGCTCG GCACTGGTGAATCCGGCAAATCGACATTCATCAAACAGATGCGTATTATTCACGGCAGCGGTTACTCCGACGAAGACAAACGGGGTTACATTAAATTAGTCTATCAAAATATATTCATGGCCATGCAGTCGATGATCAAGGCCATGGATATGTTAAAAATTTCGTATGGCAAAGACGAGCACGGT GAACTTGGCGAACTGGTGATGAGTATCGATTACGAAACGGTCACATCATTCGAAGATCCATATTTGTCCGCCATTAAAACACTGTGGGCGGATACTGGCATACAAGAATGTTACGATAGACGAAGAGAATATCAACTCACAGATTCGGCAAAATA ttatCTGATGGATCTCGATCGTGTGGCTCAACCAGATTATTTACCAACCGAACAAGATATTTTGAGAGTTCGTGTGCCGACAACGGGGATCATTGAGTATCCCTTTGATTTAGAAGAAATTCGATTTAG AATGGTGGACGTGGGTGGTCAGCGTTCCGAGAGAAGAAAATGGATTCATTGCTTTGAGAATGTGACTTCAATCATATTTTTGGTTGCGCTATCGGAATACGATCAAATTTTATTCGAATCTGATAATGAG AATCGTATGGAAGAATCAAAAGCTTTATTTAGAACTATTATTACGTATCCGTGGTTCCAAAATTCATCAGTTATTCTCTTCTTAAATAAGAAAGACTTATTAGAGGAAAAAATCATGTATTCGCATTTGGTAGATTACTTTCCCGAATATGATG GACCCAAATGTGATCACGCTGCCGCTAAACAATTtgtcttgaaaaaatatctggCTGCGAATCCAGATCCCGAACGTCAGTGCTACTCCCATTTCACCACAGCTACAG